A genomic stretch from Achromobacter spanius includes:
- a CDS encoding fumarylacetoacetate hydrolase family protein, producing the protein MPFVFAPAAPVAVPVAGGQDAFPVRRVYCVGRNYAAHAREMGFDPDREPPFFFCKPADAVVPVADGQTLELPYPPETANLHYEIELVAAIGRGGANIAVEDALQHVWGYAVGLDMTRRDLQMKMREAGRPWELGKAFDQSAPIGPLHPAASIAGIEQAGIWLQVNGADKQRSDIGKLIWSVAETIAYLSRYFRLEPGDLIYTGTPEGVGPVVRGDKMLGGVDGMGTLSVQMV; encoded by the coding sequence ATGCCTTTCGTGTTTGCTCCCGCCGCTCCCGTCGCCGTGCCCGTAGCCGGCGGCCAGGATGCCTTCCCCGTGCGCCGCGTCTACTGCGTGGGCCGCAACTACGCCGCCCACGCGCGCGAGATGGGCTTTGACCCCGACCGCGAACCGCCCTTCTTTTTCTGCAAGCCCGCCGACGCCGTCGTCCCGGTGGCCGACGGCCAGACGCTGGAGCTGCCCTACCCCCCCGAGACCGCCAATCTGCATTACGAGATTGAACTGGTTGCCGCCATCGGCCGTGGCGGCGCCAACATTGCCGTGGAAGACGCGCTGCAACACGTCTGGGGCTACGCCGTGGGCCTGGACATGACGCGCCGCGACTTGCAGATGAAGATGCGCGAAGCCGGCCGCCCCTGGGAATTGGGCAAGGCCTTCGACCAGAGCGCGCCCATCGGCCCGTTGCATCCCGCCGCATCCATCGCGGGCATCGAGCAAGCGGGCATCTGGCTACAGGTCAACGGCGCCGACAAGCAACGCAGCGACATCGGCAAGCTGATCTGGTCCGTGGCGGAAACCATCGCCTACCTGTCGCGCTACTTCCGCCTGGAACCGGGCGACCTGATCTACACCGGCACGCCGGAAGGCGTGGGCCCCGTGGTGCGCGGCGACAAGATGCTGGGCGGCGTCGACGGCATGGGCACGCTGAGCGTGCAGATGGTCTGA
- a CDS encoding efflux RND transporter periplasmic adaptor subunit → MVSRNRIALLVVFAAVLAAGGGYALTRGPAGGNVAMAQGAPAAPPVEVAEVVNKTIVDWQRYSGRLEAIDRVDIRPLVSGTLTKVHFQDGSIVKKGDVLFTIDPRPYKAEVDRAAAALTAARARASYTAADLARGQRLLKDNAIARRDFEEKQNAAREAAANLQGAQAALDYAKLNLGYTSIEAPVDGRVSRAEVTEGNVVAAGAGSVPLTTLVSVSKMYASFDVDEQTFLKYVNPARNDKAGSVPVQLGLANEEGYSRTGVVQSVDNRLDATSGTIRVRAEFDNADGSLLPGLYARVRLGGSEPRSAVLIDEKAIGTDQDKRYVLVLDDKNHAVYRQIKLGANQEGLRVVDSGLAVGDRIVVNGLQRIRPGDAVTPTVVPMVAAKRAPVQTAAAQVQ, encoded by the coding sequence ATGGTTTCGCGTAATCGTATTGCTTTGCTCGTTGTTTTTGCTGCCGTGCTGGCGGCCGGAGGCGGCTACGCCCTGACCCGCGGCCCCGCCGGCGGCAATGTCGCCATGGCCCAGGGCGCCCCGGCCGCCCCGCCCGTGGAAGTGGCCGAAGTGGTCAACAAGACCATCGTGGACTGGCAGCGCTATTCCGGCCGCCTGGAAGCCATCGACCGCGTCGACATCCGCCCGCTGGTGTCGGGCACCCTGACCAAAGTGCATTTCCAGGACGGCAGCATCGTCAAGAAGGGCGACGTGCTCTTCACCATCGACCCGCGCCCCTACAAGGCCGAGGTGGACCGCGCCGCCGCCGCCCTGACCGCGGCCCGCGCCCGCGCCTCCTACACCGCCGCCGATCTTGCGCGCGGCCAGCGCCTGCTGAAGGACAACGCCATCGCCCGCCGCGATTTCGAGGAAAAGCAGAACGCCGCCCGCGAAGCCGCCGCCAACCTGCAAGGCGCGCAGGCCGCGCTGGACTACGCCAAGCTGAACCTGGGCTACACCAGCATCGAAGCGCCGGTTGACGGCCGCGTGTCGCGCGCCGAAGTCACCGAGGGCAACGTGGTGGCCGCCGGCGCCGGTTCGGTGCCGCTGACGACCCTGGTGTCGGTGTCGAAGATGTACGCATCGTTCGACGTGGACGAACAAACCTTCCTGAAGTACGTCAACCCCGCCCGCAACGACAAGGCGGGCTCGGTGCCGGTTCAACTGGGCCTGGCGAACGAAGAAGGTTATTCGCGCACGGGCGTCGTGCAGTCGGTGGACAACCGGCTGGATGCCACCTCGGGCACGATCCGTGTGCGCGCCGAGTTCGACAACGCCGACGGCTCGCTCTTGCCCGGTTTATATGCCCGCGTGCGCCTGGGCGGCAGCGAGCCCCGTTCCGCCGTGCTGATCGATGAGAAGGCCATCGGCACCGACCAGGACAAGCGCTACGTGCTGGTGCTGGACGACAAGAACCACGCCGTCTACCGCCAGATCAAGCTGGGCGCCAACCAGGAAGGCCTGCGGGTCGTGGATTCCGGGCTTGCCGTCGGCGACCGCATTGTCGTCAACGGCTTGCAACGCATCCGCCCCGGTGACGCCGTGACCCCCACCGTCGTGCCCATGGTCGCCGCCAAGCGCGCGCCGGTGCAGACCGCCGCGGCCCAAGTCCAGTAA
- a CDS encoding efflux RND transporter permease subunit, with protein sequence MNISKFFIDRPIFAGVLSILVLLAGLLAMFQLPISEYPEVVPPSVVVRAQYPGANPKVIAETVASPLEESINGVEDMLYMQSQANSDGNLTLTVNFKLGVDPDKAQQLVQNRVSQALPRLPPDVQRLGVTTAKSSPTLTLVVHLISPNDRYDITYLRNYAILNIKDRLARITGVGEVTVWGSGNYSMRIWLDPQKVAQRGMTASEVVAAIREQNVQVAAGVIGASPTQGDVPLQLNVNTRGRLQTEEEFRDIILKTSPDGAVTYLSDVARVELDAQEYGLRSLLDNKQAVGMGIMQSPGANALDVSSQVRAAMAELSQDFPPGVEYRIEYDPTQFVRSSIEAVVHTLLEAIALVVLVVILFLQTWRASIIPLLAVPVSIVGTFALLLVFGYSINALSLFGMVLAIGIVVDDAIVVVENVERNIAAGLSPRDATYRAMREVSGPIIAIALTLCAVFVPLAFMTGLTGQFYKQFAMTIAISTVISAFNSLTLSPALSALLLKSHHDKPDWLTRGMNRVFGRFFNWFNNMFGRASESYGTGVSRVIRRKAGAMGVYAVLVAATLGVSYLVPGGFVPAQDKQYLIGFTQLPNGASLDRTEAVIRRMSDIALKEPGVQSAIAFPGLSINGFTNSSSAGIVFVTLKPFAERKSAELSGDAIAASLNQKFAAIQDSFIAVFPPPPVMGLGTLGGFKLQLEDRAALGYAELDKAKQAFLAKARETPELGPAFSSYEINVPQLDVDLDRVKAKQLGVPVTEVFDTMQIYLGSMYVNDFNRFGRVFQVRAQADAQFRAHADDILQLKTRNAAGDMVPLSSLVTVNQTFGPEMVVRYNGYTAADINGGPAPGYSSDQAQAAAERVAAETLPRGVKFEWTDLTYQQILAGNAGLWVFPISVLLVFLVLAALYESLTLPLAVILIVPMSILAALTGVYLTGNDNNIFTQIGLMVLVGLSAKNAILIVEFARELEMSGRTPLEAAIEASRLRLRPILMTSIAFIMGVVPLVLSSGAGSEMRHAMGVAVFFGMLGVTLFGLFLTPVFYVLLRSLGGKPLHSAAPHEAPECAPHIDTNAPPTTQPHA encoded by the coding sequence ATGAATATCTCAAAGTTCTTCATCGACCGGCCGATCTTCGCCGGTGTGCTGTCCATCCTGGTGCTGTTGGCCGGCCTGCTGGCCATGTTCCAACTGCCCATTTCCGAATACCCGGAAGTCGTGCCGCCGTCGGTGGTGGTGCGCGCGCAGTATCCGGGCGCCAACCCCAAGGTCATCGCCGAGACCGTCGCGTCGCCGCTGGAAGAATCCATCAACGGCGTCGAAGACATGCTGTACATGCAGTCGCAAGCCAATAGCGACGGCAACCTGACGCTGACGGTCAACTTCAAGCTGGGCGTGGACCCGGACAAGGCGCAGCAACTGGTGCAGAACCGCGTGTCGCAAGCGCTGCCGCGCCTGCCGCCGGACGTGCAACGCCTGGGCGTGACCACGGCCAAGAGTTCGCCCACGCTGACGCTGGTGGTGCACCTGATCTCGCCTAACGACCGCTACGACATCACCTACCTGCGCAACTACGCAATCCTGAACATCAAGGATCGCCTGGCTCGCATCACGGGCGTGGGTGAAGTCACGGTGTGGGGCTCGGGCAACTACTCGATGCGCATCTGGCTGGACCCGCAAAAGGTCGCCCAGCGTGGCATGACGGCGTCGGAAGTCGTGGCCGCCATCCGCGAACAAAACGTGCAGGTGGCTGCCGGCGTGATCGGTGCATCGCCCACGCAAGGCGACGTGCCGCTGCAACTGAACGTGAATACGCGCGGCCGGCTGCAAACCGAGGAAGAGTTCCGCGACATCATCCTGAAGACCTCGCCCGATGGCGCCGTGACCTATCTGTCCGACGTTGCCCGCGTGGAACTGGACGCCCAGGAATACGGCCTGCGTTCGCTGCTGGACAACAAGCAGGCGGTGGGCATGGGCATCATGCAGTCGCCGGGCGCCAATGCCTTGGACGTGTCGTCCCAGGTGCGCGCCGCCATGGCCGAACTGTCGCAAGACTTCCCGCCGGGCGTGGAATACCGCATCGAATACGACCCCACGCAGTTCGTGCGGTCCAGTATCGAAGCCGTGGTGCACACGCTGCTGGAAGCCATTGCACTGGTGGTGCTGGTGGTGATCCTGTTCCTGCAAACCTGGCGCGCATCGATCATTCCGCTGCTGGCAGTGCCGGTTTCCATCGTGGGGACGTTCGCGCTGCTGCTGGTGTTCGGCTATTCCATCAACGCGCTGTCACTCTTCGGGATGGTGCTTGCCATCGGGATTGTGGTGGACGATGCGATCGTGGTGGTGGAAAACGTGGAACGCAACATCGCGGCGGGCTTGAGTCCACGCGACGCAACGTATCGGGCCATGCGTGAAGTCAGCGGCCCCATCATCGCCATCGCGCTGACGCTGTGCGCCGTATTCGTGCCGCTGGCCTTCATGACGGGCCTGACCGGCCAGTTCTACAAGCAGTTCGCCATGACCATCGCCATTTCGACGGTGATCTCGGCCTTCAACTCGCTGACCCTGTCGCCCGCGCTGTCGGCCCTGCTGCTGAAAAGCCATCACGACAAGCCGGATTGGCTGACCCGCGGCATGAACCGCGTCTTCGGCCGCTTCTTCAACTGGTTCAACAACATGTTCGGCCGCGCGTCCGAGTCCTACGGCACGGGTGTGTCGCGGGTGATCCGCCGCAAGGCAGGCGCCATGGGCGTGTACGCGGTGCTGGTGGCCGCGACGCTTGGCGTGTCGTACCTGGTGCCCGGCGGCTTCGTGCCCGCGCAGGACAAGCAGTACCTGATCGGCTTCACGCAGTTGCCCAACGGCGCGTCGCTGGACCGCACGGAAGCGGTGATCCGCCGCATGAGCGATATCGCCCTGAAAGAACCCGGCGTGCAATCCGCGATTGCGTTCCCCGGCCTGTCGATCAACGGCTTCACCAACAGTTCCAGCGCCGGCATCGTGTTCGTCACGCTCAAGCCCTTTGCCGAACGCAAGAGCGCCGAGCTGTCGGGCGACGCCATTGCCGCATCGCTGAACCAGAAGTTTGCCGCCATTCAGGACTCGTTCATTGCCGTGTTCCCGCCCCCGCCCGTGATGGGCCTGGGCACGCTGGGCGGCTTCAAGCTGCAACTGGAAGACCGCGCGGCGCTGGGCTATGCCGAACTGGACAAGGCCAAGCAGGCCTTCCTGGCAAAGGCGCGCGAAACGCCTGAACTGGGCCCGGCGTTCTCCAGCTATGAAATCAACGTGCCGCAATTGGATGTGGACCTGGACCGCGTGAAGGCCAAGCAGCTGGGTGTGCCGGTGACGGAAGTGTTCGACACCATGCAGATCTACCTGGGCTCGATGTACGTGAACGACTTCAACCGCTTTGGCCGCGTGTTCCAGGTGCGGGCGCAAGCCGATGCCCAGTTCCGCGCGCATGCCGACGACATCCTGCAACTGAAGACCCGCAACGCGGCGGGCGACATGGTTCCGCTGTCGTCCTTGGTGACGGTCAACCAAACGTTCGGCCCGGAAATGGTGGTGCGCTACAACGGCTACACCGCCGCCGACATCAACGGCGGCCCGGCGCCCGGCTATTCGTCTGACCAGGCGCAAGCCGCGGCGGAACGTGTCGCCGCCGAAACGCTGCCGCGTGGCGTGAAGTTCGAATGGACCGACCTGACGTATCAGCAGATCCTGGCGGGCAATGCCGGCTTGTGGGTGTTCCCCATCAGCGTGCTGTTGGTGTTCCTGGTGCTGGCCGCGTTGTACGAAAGCCTGACCTTGCCGCTGGCCGTGATCCTGATCGTGCCAATGAGCATCCTGGCCGCGCTGACGGGTGTGTACCTGACGGGCAACGACAACAACATCTTCACGCAGATCGGCTTGATGGTGCTGGTGGGCTTGTCGGCGAAGAACGCGATTCTGATCGTGGAGTTTGCCCGAGAGCTTGAGATGAGTGGCCGCACGCCGCTGGAAGCCGCGATTGAAGCCAGCCGCCTGCGTCTGCGCCCGATCTTGATGACGTCCATCGCCTTCATCATGGGTGTGGTGCCGCTGGTGCTGTCGTCGGGCGCCGGTTCGGAAATGCGCCATGCGATGGGGGTGGCCGTGTTCTTCGGGATGTTGGGCGTGACCTTGTTCGGCCTGTTCCTGACGCCGGTGTTCTACGTGTTGCTGCGTTCGCTGGGCGGCAAGCCGCTGCATTCGGCGGCCCCGCATGAAGCGCCAGAGTGCGCGCCGCACATCGACACGAACGCGCCGCCCACCACGCAGCCTCACGCCTGA
- the gtdA gene encoding gentisate 1,2-dioxygenase yields MPDGHTTGAERSNYYARIAKKHMAPLWESLHNLVPREPAPRCVPAIWKYDDVRDDVMASGSLISAEEAVRRVLILENPGLPGQASITQSLYAGLQLILPGEVAPSHRHTQSALRFIVEGRGAYTAVNGERTTMHPGDFIITPSWTWHDHGNAETVEGGEPVVWLDGLDIPLLRFLDAGFAENYPQAAQPVTRPEGDSMARFGHNMAPVRHQVSSGTSPIFNYPYERSREALDALYRHGELDAWDGVKLRYLNPATGGYPMPTMATFMQFLPAGFQGKSYRSTDSTVYSVVEGRGIARIGEEEFHFGPRDVFVAPSWLPVQLAALDDATLFSYSDRPVQDALGVWREARIG; encoded by the coding sequence ATGCCCGACGGCCACACCACCGGTGCCGAGCGCAGCAACTACTACGCCCGCATCGCCAAGAAGCACATGGCCCCACTCTGGGAGTCATTGCATAACCTCGTACCCCGCGAGCCCGCCCCGCGCTGCGTGCCCGCCATCTGGAAGTACGACGACGTGCGCGACGACGTCATGGCCTCCGGCTCGCTGATTAGCGCCGAGGAAGCCGTGCGGCGCGTGCTGATCCTGGAGAACCCCGGCCTGCCGGGCCAGGCCAGCATCACGCAAAGCCTGTACGCGGGCCTGCAACTGATCCTGCCCGGCGAAGTGGCGCCCAGCCACCGCCACACGCAATCGGCGCTGCGCTTCATTGTCGAAGGCCGGGGCGCGTACACCGCCGTCAACGGTGAGCGCACCACCATGCATCCGGGCGACTTCATCATCACGCCCTCCTGGACCTGGCATGACCATGGCAATGCCGAAACCGTCGAGGGCGGTGAACCGGTCGTCTGGCTGGACGGCCTGGACATTCCCTTGCTGCGCTTTCTGGATGCCGGCTTTGCCGAGAACTATCCGCAAGCCGCCCAACCCGTGACCCGCCCGGAAGGCGACAGCATGGCGCGCTTTGGCCACAACATGGCGCCCGTGCGCCATCAGGTGTCCAGCGGCACCTCGCCCATCTTCAACTACCCCTACGAACGCAGCCGCGAAGCGCTGGACGCGCTCTATCGGCATGGCGAACTGGACGCCTGGGACGGCGTGAAGCTGCGCTACCTGAACCCGGCCACGGGCGGTTATCCCATGCCCACCATGGCCACCTTCATGCAGTTTCTGCCGGCCGGCTTTCAGGGCAAGTCCTATCGCAGCACCGACTCCACGGTCTACAGCGTGGTGGAGGGCCGGGGCATCGCGCGCATAGGCGAAGAGGAATTCCACTTCGGTCCCCGCGATGTCTTCGTGGCGCCATCGTGGCTGCCCGTGCAACTGGCCGCGCTGGACGACGCCACGTTGTTCAGCTATTCCGACCGCCCCGTGCAGGACGCGCTGGGCGTATGGCGAGAAGCGCGCATCGGCTGA
- a CDS encoding efflux transporter outer membrane subunit: MIQRLTRGSALLAVLLVLAGCAVGPTYEKPSAAAPAAFKEAALPASEAGTWKPAEPSEDALRGAWWKVFGDEGLNQLEEEAQQANQNLQAAAARLAQSRALQREARAGFFPTLDAAFGPNRQRPSAVSQGLPDGTSTSPVTTWRAQGAVSYEADLFGRVASTADAATADAQQSEALYRSVLLALQADVASTYFLVREQDAESQLYHQTVKLRTDTLQLIQRRFDAGDISELDLARAKSELASAQSEALGIDRRRAAAEHALAVLLGRAPSDFTMPPQPIEKVALSIPAGLPSTLLERRPDIAAAERAMAAANARVGAAKSAFFPRLDITGAFGYESSDLGNLFQWSSRTFLLGPLVGAALSMPIFDGGRRQAGLDRARAVYEEDVAVYRQTVLNAFREVEDNLANLRILADQTKAQDAAVQASARAAMLSHTQYREGSISYLDVIEADRSVLLQQRVAVQLSGEQARSAVALIRAIGGGWDNPVPPDSVAAR, encoded by the coding sequence ATGATCCAAAGACTGACCCGCGGTTCCGCCCTGCTTGCCGTCCTGCTCGTGCTGGCCGGCTGCGCGGTGGGCCCCACCTACGAAAAGCCCTCCGCCGCCGCGCCGGCGGCCTTCAAGGAAGCGGCCCTGCCCGCGTCTGAAGCCGGCACCTGGAAGCCCGCCGAACCGTCGGAAGACGCGCTGCGCGGCGCCTGGTGGAAGGTGTTCGGCGACGAAGGCCTGAACCAGTTGGAAGAAGAAGCGCAGCAGGCCAACCAGAACCTGCAAGCCGCCGCCGCCCGTCTGGCGCAGTCGCGCGCACTGCAACGCGAGGCCCGCGCCGGTTTCTTCCCGACGCTGGACGCGGCCTTTGGCCCGAACCGCCAGCGTCCGTCGGCCGTGTCGCAAGGCCTGCCCGACGGCACGTCCACCAGCCCGGTGACGACGTGGCGCGCGCAAGGCGCCGTGTCGTATGAAGCCGACCTGTTTGGCCGCGTGGCATCCACCGCGGACGCCGCCACCGCCGACGCCCAGCAAAGCGAGGCGCTGTACCGCTCGGTGCTGCTGGCCTTGCAGGCCGACGTGGCATCGACCTACTTCCTGGTCCGCGAGCAGGACGCCGAATCGCAGCTTTACCACCAGACGGTCAAGCTGCGCACCGACACGCTGCAATTGATCCAGCGCCGTTTCGACGCCGGCGACATCAGCGAACTGGACCTGGCGCGCGCCAAGTCCGAACTGGCCTCCGCGCAGTCGGAAGCGCTGGGCATCGACCGCCGCCGCGCCGCCGCCGAACACGCGCTGGCCGTGCTGCTGGGCCGCGCCCCGTCTGACTTCACGATGCCGCCGCAGCCGATTGAAAAGGTGGCGCTGTCGATTCCGGCAGGCTTGCCGTCCACCTTGCTGGAACGCCGCCCCGACATCGCCGCCGCCGAACGCGCCATGGCCGCCGCCAATGCCCGCGTGGGCGCGGCCAAGTCCGCGTTCTTCCCGCGCCTGGACATCACCGGCGCCTTTGGTTATGAATCGTCCGACCTGGGCAACCTGTTCCAGTGGTCCAGCCGCACGTTCCTGCTGGGCCCCCTGGTGGGCGCCGCGCTGTCGATGCCCATCTTCGACGGCGGCCGCCGTCAGGCCGGCCTGGACCGCGCCCGCGCCGTGTACGAGGAAGACGTTGCCGTGTATCGCCAGACGGTGCTGAACGCCTTCCGCGAAGTGGAAGACAATTTGGCCAACCTGCGCATCCTGGCCGACCAGACCAAGGCGCAAGACGCCGCCGTGCAAGCTTCGGCCCGCGCCGCGATGCTGTCGCACACGCAGTATCGCGAAGGTAGCATCAGCTACCTGGACGTGATCGAAGCCGACCGCAGCGTGCTGCTGCAGCAACGCGTTGCCGTACAGTTGAGCGGCGAACAGGCCCGCTCGGCGGTAGCCTTGATCCGCGCCATCGGCGGCGGCTGGGACAACCCCGTCCCCCCGGATTCAGTGGCAGCCCGGTAG
- a CDS encoding LysR family transcriptional regulator — MDRFQAMQVFVRVVDANSFTRAADSLSLPRTTVTTIIQNLERLLGVRLLNRTTRRIGLTPDGAGYYQHCVRILADVEETEACFQEAALRLKGRLRIDVPTCIGRLILIPALCDFHDKYPDVELVLGLGDRPVDMVQEAVDCVIRAGDLEDSSLVARRIGTLQTVTCASPTYVARHGMPQTIESLRDHHAVHYFMSRTGRNCAWDFKVDGKHQEVDMKGTVAVNEAGAYLDCGLKGFGLIQVARYMALPYLQSGELIEILPQWKPSSTAISVLYPQSRQLSPKVRAFTDWVAELFAGCPLLSGRDETDPAAASCGVYQRQLGMPSAMTMGAPAAQPQAEPVLAQTGLAQAGLAQTPPRRRSPREEAAEYAL; from the coding sequence ATGGACCGTTTTCAGGCTATGCAGGTGTTTGTGCGCGTCGTGGACGCCAACAGCTTCACGCGGGCGGCCGACAGCCTCTCGCTACCGCGCACCACCGTCACCACCATCATCCAGAACCTCGAACGCCTGCTGGGCGTGCGCCTGCTCAACCGCACCACGCGCCGTATCGGCCTGACGCCGGACGGCGCGGGCTATTACCAGCACTGCGTGCGCATCCTGGCAGACGTCGAAGAAACCGAGGCCTGCTTCCAGGAAGCGGCGCTGCGCCTGAAAGGGCGGTTGCGCATCGATGTGCCGACCTGCATCGGGCGGCTGATCCTGATTCCCGCATTGTGTGATTTCCACGACAAATACCCCGACGTCGAGCTGGTGCTTGGCCTGGGCGACCGCCCGGTGGATATGGTGCAAGAGGCCGTGGACTGCGTGATCCGCGCGGGCGACCTGGAAGATTCCAGCCTGGTGGCGCGCCGTATCGGCACCCTGCAGACGGTTACCTGCGCGTCGCCCACCTATGTGGCGCGCCATGGCATGCCGCAAACCATCGAATCGTTGCGCGACCACCACGCGGTGCATTACTTCATGAGCCGCACGGGCCGTAACTGCGCGTGGGACTTCAAGGTGGACGGCAAGCATCAGGAAGTGGACATGAAGGGCACGGTGGCGGTGAATGAAGCCGGCGCCTATCTGGATTGCGGCTTGAAGGGATTCGGCCTGATACAAGTGGCCCGCTATATGGCGTTGCCCTATTTGCAGTCGGGCGAGCTGATCGAGATCCTGCCGCAGTGGAAACCCAGCTCCACCGCGATTTCGGTGCTGTACCCGCAAAGCCGGCAGTTGTCGCCCAAGGTGCGCGCCTTTACCGACTGGGTGGCGGAATTGTTCGCCGGATGCCCCTTGCTTAGCGGCCGTGACGAAACCGACCCGGCGGCGGCCAGTTGCGGCGTCTACCAGCGTCAACTGGGCATGCCCAGCGCCATGACAATGGGCGCGCCGGCGGCTCAGCCCCAAGCCGAGCCCGTATTGGCTCAAACCGGTTTGGCCCAAGCGGGTCTGGCCCAAACTCCGCCGCGCCGTCGCAGCCCGCGCGAAGAAGCGGCCGAGTACGCGCTGTAA
- a CDS encoding LysR family transcriptional regulator, whose translation MDWTHRLRLRNLKMLLSLAQTRNISHSAAMLNTTQPGLSKWLKDLEDDIGLPLFERHARGLRPTPHGEVLIAHAQRLEAQLDRAGADMAALREGGGGRVVIGASGASASDTVPLAVMKLLERMPQARVKLVEGTTDRLLAQLAQGDLDIVVGRSAPEHHDPAIRFEALYLEPIHLVARPRHPLFAIEQPTWPDLLSYRWILWPKGTPIRNAVDAALAAAGQAPPADHVESNSVTINLTLINNSDMIGVASHRAALRFSQMRAMRIIPVRLSGFGSVAMYWREDAFRPLAVQEAMAALRNTVAEHAPGVTRL comes from the coding sequence ATGGACTGGACCCACCGCCTGCGGCTGCGCAATCTGAAGATGCTGTTGAGCTTGGCGCAGACCCGCAACATCAGCCATTCGGCGGCCATGCTGAACACCACGCAGCCCGGCCTGTCGAAGTGGCTGAAAGACCTGGAAGACGATATCGGGCTGCCGCTATTTGAAAGGCATGCGCGCGGCTTGCGTCCCACCCCGCATGGCGAGGTGCTGATCGCGCACGCGCAGCGGCTGGAGGCGCAACTGGACCGCGCCGGCGCCGACATGGCTGCGTTGCGCGAAGGCGGTGGCGGCCGCGTGGTGATTGGGGCATCCGGCGCGTCGGCCTCCGACACCGTGCCGCTGGCGGTGATGAAGCTGTTGGAACGCATGCCGCAAGCGCGCGTCAAGCTGGTGGAAGGCACTACCGACCGGCTGCTGGCGCAATTGGCGCAAGGCGATCTGGATATCGTGGTGGGCCGCTCGGCGCCGGAACACCACGACCCGGCCATTCGCTTTGAAGCGCTGTACCTGGAACCCATCCACCTGGTGGCGCGCCCGCGTCACCCGCTGTTCGCGATTGAACAGCCGACCTGGCCGGATCTGTTGTCGTATCGATGGATTCTGTGGCCCAAGGGCACACCGATCCGCAACGCGGTGGACGCGGCACTGGCGGCGGCCGGGCAAGCGCCGCCGGCTGATCACGTGGAATCGAATTCGGTCACGATCAACCTGACGCTGATCAATAACAGCGACATGATTGGCGTGGCCTCGCACCGCGCGGCGCTGCGTTTTTCGCAGATGCGGGCGATGCGGATCATTCCGGTGCGGCTGTCGGGCTTTGGATCGGTGGCGATGTACTGGCGCGAAGATGCGTTCCGGCCGCTGGCGGTGCAAGAGGCCATGGCGGCGCTGCGCAACACGGTGGCTGAACACGCGCCGGGCGTGACCAGGCTGTGA
- a CDS encoding AI-2E family transporter, producing the protein MQPVLPAYLIARWLLLLVLLAGVYFLSGFLVPALAAMIIGLATWPLYRRLVVRCGGRTAIAASLALLMVVVVLIVPMSFALSYAIKEASTFFAWAIAANRHGVAVPNWISSMPVFGERLGEYWESYIGQPHALGELVEAVSGEHLGNIYRMVLAATGNVFQLLLTVLFMLITLFFVYKDGVRMVAQLDVLGERILPARWQRFSRVVPATINSTVTGMGLIALGEGLVLGIAYWVAGVPSPVLLGVVTGFMALIPGGAPLSFTLVSLYLVGSGHLVAGIALMVWGSVELFIVDKTLRPRLVGGPVKLPFLPTFFGLVGGVKTMGIVGLFVGPVLMALLVAVWREWVHHEVQERDAGRSQRPLPPQAEKTPSA; encoded by the coding sequence ATGCAGCCTGTACTTCCCGCTTACCTGATCGCCCGTTGGCTGCTGCTGCTTGTGCTGTTGGCAGGGGTGTACTTCCTTAGCGGATTCCTCGTCCCCGCCCTGGCGGCAATGATTATCGGCCTGGCCACCTGGCCGCTGTACCGGCGCCTGGTCGTGCGCTGCGGTGGCCGTACGGCAATAGCGGCTTCCTTGGCCTTGCTGATGGTCGTCGTGGTGCTGATCGTGCCGATGTCATTCGCGCTGTCCTACGCCATCAAGGAAGCCAGCACCTTCTTCGCCTGGGCCATCGCGGCCAACCGCCACGGGGTGGCGGTGCCCAACTGGATCTCGTCCATGCCCGTCTTCGGCGAACGCCTGGGCGAGTACTGGGAATCCTATATTGGCCAGCCGCATGCGCTGGGCGAACTGGTCGAGGCGGTCAGCGGCGAGCACCTGGGCAACATCTACCGCATGGTGCTGGCGGCCACGGGCAACGTGTTCCAGCTGTTACTGACCGTGCTGTTCATGCTGATCACGCTGTTCTTCGTCTACAAGGACGGCGTGCGCATGGTGGCGCAATTGGACGTGCTGGGCGAACGCATCCTGCCGGCCCGCTGGCAGCGTTTTTCGCGCGTGGTGCCGGCCACCATCAATTCCACCGTCACGGGCATGGGTCTGATTGCCCTGGGCGAAGGTCTGGTGCTGGGCATTGCGTACTGGGTGGCGGGCGTGCCGTCGCCGGTGCTGCTGGGCGTGGTGACCGGCTTCATGGCCTTGATCCCGGGCGGCGCACCGCTGTCGTTCACGCTGGTGTCGCTGTATTTGGTGGGCTCCGGCCATCTGGTTGCGGGCATCGCGCTGATGGTCTGGGGCAGTGTCGAACTGTTCATCGTCGACAAAACGCTGCGCCCGCGCCTGGTGGGCGGCCCGGTCAAACTGCCGTTTCTGCCGACCTTCTTCGGGCTGGTGGGGGGCGTGAAGACGATGGGCATCGTGGGCTTGTTTGTCGGCCCCGTGTTGATGGCGCTGCTGGTGGCCGTGTGGCGAGAATGGGTCCATCACGAGGTCCAGGAACGCGACGCCGGACGATCCCAGCGGCCCTTGCCGCCACAGGCTGAAAAAACGCCTTCCGCCTGA